Proteins encoded by one window of Pseudomonas tructae:
- the serB gene encoding phosphoserine phosphatase SerB, with translation MREIVLINITGEDRPGLTAAITGVLAQGGVNILDIGQAVIHDTLSFGILVEIPDTEKASSVLKNIQFAGNELDQQVRFTPVSEADYQNWVEGQGKARHIVTLLTRRVTAEQLQRVSSITAKYGLNIDHIDRLSGRVALDTPAELSKGCIEFSVRGEPADPQALRAEFLSVAQELNVDIAFQQDSLFRRNRRLAVFDMDSTLIEAEVIDELAKAAGVGEQVSEITERAMRGELDFRASFKERLALLKGLDVGVLDQIGASLRLTEGAETLFAELKRLGYKTAILSGGFTYFAKQLQAKLGIDYVFANELEVVDGKVTGVAVEPIVDAQRKADLLGELARKEGLQMEQTIAVGDGANDLPMLAIAGLGVAFRAKPLVKQSAKQAISTLGLDGVLYLLGFRDRDGHA, from the coding sequence GTGCGCGAAATCGTTCTGATTAACATCACCGGTGAAGACCGCCCGGGTCTTACCGCGGCCATCACCGGGGTTTTGGCCCAAGGCGGGGTGAACATCCTCGACATCGGCCAGGCGGTGATTCACGACACCTTGTCTTTTGGCATCCTCGTGGAAATCCCGGACACCGAAAAGGCCTCATCGGTGCTCAAGAACATCCAGTTTGCGGGTAACGAACTCGACCAGCAGGTACGTTTCACTCCGGTCTCCGAAGCGGACTACCAGAATTGGGTCGAAGGCCAGGGCAAGGCCCGCCATATCGTCACCTTGTTGACCCGCCGAGTCACTGCCGAGCAGTTGCAGCGAGTCAGTTCGATCACGGCCAAGTACGGACTGAACATCGACCATATCGATCGCCTGTCGGGTCGTGTGGCGCTGGATACGCCTGCTGAACTGAGCAAGGGTTGCATCGAGTTCTCGGTCCGCGGCGAGCCCGCTGATCCGCAGGCCCTGCGCGCCGAGTTCCTCAGCGTCGCCCAGGAATTGAACGTTGACATCGCTTTCCAGCAGGATTCGTTGTTCCGTCGCAATCGCCGCCTGGCGGTGTTCGACATGGACTCGACACTGATCGAGGCCGAAGTGATCGACGAACTGGCCAAGGCCGCCGGGGTTGGCGAGCAGGTTTCGGAAATCACCGAGCGGGCCATGCGCGGCGAACTGGATTTTCGTGCCAGCTTCAAGGAGCGCCTGGCACTGCTCAAGGGCCTGGATGTCGGCGTGCTGGACCAGATCGGTGCTTCGCTGCGCCTGACCGAGGGCGCCGAAACACTGTTTGCCGAGCTCAAACGCCTGGGCTACAAGACCGCCATCCTCTCCGGCGGATTCACCTACTTTGCCAAGCAGCTGCAGGCCAAGCTTGGGATCGACTATGTGTTCGCCAACGAGTTGGAAGTGGTCGACGGCAAGGTCACTGGCGTTGCGGTCGAGCCCATCGTTGATGCCCAGCGCAAGGCCGATCTGCTCGGCGAGCTGGCGCGAAAGGAAGGTTTGCAGATGGAGCAGACCATTGCCGTCGGCGACGGCGCCAACGACTTGCCGATGCTGGCTATAGCCGGGCTGGGCGTGGCCTTCCGTGCCAAGCCGCTGGTCAAACAGTCGGCCAAGCAGGCGATCTCAACCCTGGGGCTCGATGGTGTGCTGTACCTGTTGGGCTTTCGTGATCGCGACGGTCATGCCTAA
- the asd gene encoding archaetidylserine decarboxylase (Phosphatidylserine decarboxylase is synthesized as a single chain precursor. Generation of the pyruvoyl active site from a Ser is coupled to cleavage of a Gly-Ser bond between the larger (beta) and smaller (alpha chains). It is an integral membrane protein.) — MKSRLFIISQYLLPHHLLSRLAGCIAECRVRWFKNAFTSWFAKRYQVDMSQALVEDVTAYEHFNAFFTRALKPGARPLDETPGAILCPADGAVSQLGPIEHGRIFQAKGHSFSALELLGGDPANAAPFMGGEFATIYLSPKDYHRVHMPLAGTLREMIYVPGRLFSVNQTTAENVPELFARNERVVCLFDTERGPMAVVLVGAMIVASIETVWAGLVTPPKRELKTVRYDEASRAPIHLEKGAELGRFKLGSTAVVLFGPEQVKWAEELGAGSAVSMGQRLALPAQA; from the coding sequence ATGAAATCCCGCTTGTTCATCATCAGCCAGTACCTGTTGCCTCATCACCTGCTCTCGCGCCTGGCCGGCTGCATCGCCGAATGCCGCGTGCGCTGGTTCAAGAACGCTTTCACCAGTTGGTTCGCCAAGCGCTACCAGGTGGACATGTCCCAGGCCCTGGTCGAAGACGTCACCGCCTACGAGCACTTCAACGCCTTCTTCACCCGCGCCCTCAAGCCCGGCGCGCGCCCCCTGGATGAAACCCCAGGGGCGATTCTCTGCCCGGCCGACGGTGCCGTCAGCCAGCTCGGCCCGATCGAGCACGGTCGCATCTTCCAGGCCAAGGGCCACAGTTTCAGCGCCCTGGAGCTGCTGGGTGGCGATCCGGCCAATGCCGCGCCGTTCATGGGTGGCGAGTTCGCCACCATCTACCTGTCGCCCAAGGATTACCACCGCGTGCACATGCCGCTGGCCGGCACCCTGCGCGAGATGATCTACGTGCCGGGCCGGCTGTTCTCGGTCAACCAGACCACCGCCGAAAACGTTCCGGAGCTGTTTGCCCGCAACGAGCGCGTGGTCTGTCTGTTCGACACCGAGCGCGGACCGATGGCCGTGGTACTGGTCGGCGCGATGATCGTTGCCTCGATCGAAACCGTCTGGGCCGGCCTGGTAACACCACCCAAGCGCGAACTGAAGACCGTGCGCTACGACGAAGCCAGCCGAGCGCCGATCCACCTGGAAAAAGGCGCCGAGCTGGGCCGCTTCAAGCTGGGTTCGACGGCGGTCGTGCTGTTCGGACCAGAGCAAGTGAAATGGGCCGAAGAACTCGGCGCAGGTTCCGCCGTGAGCATGGGCCAGCGCCTGGCATTGCCGGCACAAGCCTGA
- a CDS encoding rhodanese-like domain-containing protein, with translation MTDFSGLPLVIEPADLQTRLEAPELILVDLTSPNRYDSGHIPGARFVDPKRTQLGQPPAPGLLPAKVELEKLFAELGHNANAVYVVYDDEGGGWAGRFIWLLDVIGHSRYHYLNGGAQAWPASNLSKEVPANANGTVNLILHDEPTATREYLQSRLGAADLAIWDARSPAEYRGEKVLAAKGGHIPGAVNFEWTAGMDLNDHQRIRKDLPEILEQLGISKDKEVVTHCQTHHRSGFTYLVAKHLGYPRVKAYAGSWGEWGNHPDTPVEVKET, from the coding sequence ATGACTGACTTTTCTGGCCTGCCCCTGGTTATCGAGCCGGCTGACCTGCAAACCCGCCTGGAAGCGCCAGAGTTGATTCTGGTCGACCTGACCAGCCCAAACCGTTATGACAGCGGGCATATTCCCGGTGCGCGCTTCGTCGACCCCAAGCGCACTCAGCTGGGCCAACCTCCCGCGCCGGGCCTGTTGCCGGCCAAGGTCGAACTGGAAAAGCTGTTCGCCGAGCTTGGCCACAACGCCAATGCGGTCTACGTGGTCTATGACGATGAGGGCGGCGGCTGGGCCGGGCGCTTCATCTGGTTGCTGGATGTGATCGGTCATTCGCGCTACCACTACCTCAACGGCGGCGCTCAGGCGTGGCCAGCGAGCAACCTCAGCAAAGAAGTACCGGCCAATGCCAACGGTACGGTCAACCTGATCCTGCACGACGAGCCAACGGCCACCCGCGAGTACCTGCAAAGCCGCCTCGGCGCCGCCGACCTGGCCATCTGGGATGCCCGCAGCCCGGCCGAATACCGAGGTGAGAAGGTCCTCGCGGCCAAGGGCGGCCACATCCCCGGCGCGGTCAATTTCGAGTGGACCGCTGGCATGGACCTGAACGATCACCAGCGAATCCGCAAGGACCTACCCGAGATCCTTGAGCAGCTGGGTATCAGCAAAGACAAGGAAGTGGTCACCCACTGCCAGACACATCACCGTTCCGGCTTTACCTACCTGGTGGCCAAACATTTGGGCTACCCTCGGGTCAAAGCCTACGCCGGATCCTGGGGCGAATGGGGCAACCACCCCGACACCCCTGTCGAAGTTAAGGAAACCTAA